From Methanocella paludicola SANAE, a single genomic window includes:
- a CDS encoding COG1361 S-layer family protein, which translates to MSFETKLRTLLLCALLLAATLPRAEALDGPYLPQTIQGGPIIDASIFGNRELYPGQTTPIQVVIQNSGVIQRVEGYDTPSPYPISITLTVPITNGSDGEDVEDESATTTEATAQYMGDGGYPSGYGISALTGVGSYSITESGIPYFDDFSVNANPNTAIAATTALGVTAKLSTTGAPLQLVSGDCVVGGSLPAGSVSPQFTYIVRVDRGAMPGVYALPLTVTYKHLIGEYDFTSAFGSYLTYNNYVQETVTLYVYVVIREAFDLVVTPLDYGNMIPGSDGMVTLKVSNIGGVCAEECVVYLIPSYPGAPQDGDPSASIIVSPSLVLPVQSSQYVGRMDPGDERPVSFKVAVSPDAEAGTYPLSALVSYTDAWGKQKSSNVDTFGVPVQKEMKFDVDEVPIAIKCGQSCEAMMNLTNIGGETAHDAVVRVNALDPFVVSYDTAYLGDVEPGDTVNTTFGIKVKPDAVPTTYYVTMEVKYYDDQDDPHVTKIIRKAIVVSPPPTLMDKVAENWPLVAGVAILALIGILYAARSVLKRPGRRPPMQKPPTIQEKKE; encoded by the coding sequence ATGAGCTTCGAGACAAAGCTCCGCACGCTGCTGCTCTGCGCGCTCCTGCTTGCGGCGACGCTCCCCCGGGCAGAGGCACTCGACGGGCCATACCTGCCCCAGACCATCCAGGGCGGCCCGATCATCGACGCGTCCATCTTCGGCAACCGGGAGCTCTACCCGGGCCAGACGACCCCCATCCAGGTGGTCATCCAGAACAGCGGTGTGATCCAGAGGGTCGAGGGCTATGACACGCCCTCGCCCTACCCCATTTCCATCACGCTCACTGTCCCCATCACGAACGGCTCCGACGGCGAGGACGTCGAAGATGAAAGTGCCACGACCACCGAGGCCACGGCCCAATACATGGGGGACGGCGGGTACCCGTCAGGATATGGCATATCAGCGCTGACGGGGGTGGGCTCGTACAGCATTACAGAGTCGGGCATCCCGTACTTCGATGACTTCAGCGTGAACGCCAACCCCAACACTGCCATCGCGGCTACCACGGCGCTCGGCGTCACGGCGAAGCTGTCCACGACGGGCGCCCCCCTCCAGCTCGTGTCCGGGGACTGCGTGGTCGGCGGCTCCCTCCCGGCGGGCAGCGTCAGCCCCCAGTTCACCTACATCGTCCGGGTCGACCGGGGCGCGATGCCCGGGGTATACGCCCTGCCGCTCACCGTCACCTACAAACACCTGATTGGCGAGTACGATTTCACCTCCGCCTTCGGCAGCTACCTCACATATAATAACTACGTGCAGGAGACGGTGACGCTCTACGTTTACGTGGTCATACGGGAGGCGTTCGACCTCGTCGTGACGCCCCTGGACTACGGCAACATGATCCCCGGGTCGGACGGCATGGTCACCCTTAAGGTGAGCAATATCGGCGGGGTGTGCGCCGAGGAGTGCGTCGTGTACCTGATACCGTCGTACCCCGGCGCGCCCCAGGATGGCGACCCGTCCGCGTCGATCATCGTCTCACCGAGCCTGGTGCTGCCCGTGCAGAGCTCCCAGTACGTGGGCCGCATGGACCCGGGCGACGAGAGGCCCGTCAGCTTCAAGGTGGCCGTATCGCCCGACGCAGAGGCGGGCACGTACCCTTTGAGCGCGCTCGTCTCGTATACGGACGCCTGGGGCAAGCAGAAGTCCTCGAACGTTGACACCTTCGGGGTGCCCGTGCAGAAGGAGATGAAGTTCGACGTGGACGAGGTGCCCATCGCCATCAAGTGCGGCCAGTCCTGCGAGGCGATGATGAATTTGACGAACATCGGCGGGGAGACCGCTCACGATGCCGTGGTCCGGGTCAACGCCCTCGACCCCTTCGTGGTCAGCTACGACACCGCCTATTTAGGCGACGTGGAGCCGGGAGACACGGTCAATACGACCTTCGGCATCAAAGTAAAGCCCGATGCCGTGCCCACGACGTACTACGTGACGATGGAGGTCAAGTACTACGATGACCAGGACGACCCCCATGTCACTAAGATAATCCGCAAGGCCATCGTGGTCTCCCCCCCTCCCACGCTCATGGACAAGGTCGCGGAGAACTGGCCGCTCGTGGCGGGCGTGGCCATACTGGCGCTGATAGGAATATTATACGCCGCCCGGAGCGTCCTAAAAAGGCCCGGCCGAAGGCCGCCAATGCAAAAGCCGCCCACCATACAGGAGAAAAAGGAATAA
- a CDS encoding transcriptional regulator gives MTRETLLDQAIRILQKAEFIISEKCDIRPRSFDVGARRGKTFLLIKVLSNIEGLGEDTSREMRRLAVLFNGTPIVIGEHTNDHPLEGGAVYLRYGIPCVNIETFKDNFLEEVPPLVYAAPGGLYVEIDGDTLKAVRESKNISLGELAKHLAVSRRAISKYENGMNATIDIALKLEAVLDTPLARPINMLVRFEKPGEEEKDDMANATDLEKEALGTMKDIGFDVFRTAKAPFNALSRDDDNKVLTGVSDYSEAVIKRARFMSSLADVADTYSVFIVKKMSKSRNIGNTVLVRHEDLKALDDSDDLLTMLLKKHAKTGGNN, from the coding sequence ATGACTCGAGAAACGCTGCTCGACCAGGCCATCCGTATCCTGCAAAAGGCCGAGTTCATCATCTCCGAGAAGTGCGACATCCGGCCCAGGAGCTTCGACGTCGGGGCCCGGAGGGGAAAAACGTTCCTCCTTATCAAGGTGCTCTCCAACATCGAGGGCCTCGGGGAGGATACATCGCGGGAGATGCGGAGGCTGGCCGTACTCTTCAACGGCACGCCCATCGTGATCGGCGAGCACACCAACGACCACCCGCTCGAGGGCGGGGCGGTATACCTGCGCTACGGCATACCCTGCGTCAACATCGAGACGTTCAAGGACAACTTCCTGGAGGAGGTGCCGCCCCTAGTGTACGCCGCGCCCGGCGGCCTGTACGTCGAGATCGACGGGGACACGCTCAAGGCGGTCCGCGAGTCGAAGAACATTTCTCTGGGCGAATTGGCGAAACACCTCGCCGTGTCCCGGCGGGCCATCAGCAAGTACGAGAACGGCATGAACGCTACTATCGATATCGCGCTCAAGCTCGAGGCGGTCCTGGACACTCCCCTGGCCCGGCCCATCAACATGCTCGTCCGCTTCGAGAAGCCCGGCGAGGAGGAGAAGGACGACATGGCCAACGCGACCGACCTGGAGAAGGAGGCGCTGGGCACGATGAAGGACATCGGGTTCGACGTCTTCCGGACCGCGAAGGCTCCCTTCAACGCCCTCTCCAGGGACGACGATAACAAGGTGCTCACCGGCGTGAGCGACTACTCCGAGGCCGTCATCAAGCGGGCCCGGTTCATGTCGAGCCTGGCCGACGTCGCCGACACCTACTCCGTGTTCATCGTGAAGAAGATGAGCAAGTCCCGGAACATAGGGAATACCGTTCTAGTGCGCCACGAGGACCTCAAGGCGCTGGACGACAGCGACGACCTCCTGACGATGCTGCTGAAGAAGCACGCGAAGACGGGCGGCAACAACTAG
- a CDS encoding hydrophobe/amphiphile efflux-3 (HAE3) family transporter, which produces MVLLSGIWEAIGRLIKSNTYFILLAALVLIVLGAAYAGKIYMATGTETLVFKDTQIYKDIDYYNEHFQSTTFLILITSDDVLDPLVLEAMDDMDRQIRANPKVANVTGLHTLVQQAYLKANGTDDIPSNRADIGRLVAPYAEAFSFIMPNEHHAIMTVELLGTVEEKDEPAILDDIKRAIQWSPMPPGTSAVVTGKTAMMLEIQKQMMSSTTVMMASAVIFMVLALWLTFGHAGWRLLPLPIVLVGIIYTAGTMGLTGIPLTMVSMAVFPIMIGLGVEYAIQFHNRMMEELNSGKDPGDAVVSTVRNIAPPVFYSMMTTCLGFTSILQSPIPMIYDFGRMCIIGIVVCFLTALFLLTSVLYTMARAGRVKKRQGSGPRGLERAIGLIAEGTTKRPAVVVIALLAMVVGYSLDPLVGVEVDSSTYVPQDLPSVVLFRTLNAIVGYKTNDMAVQIKGPDIMSADTIRWIDDLETYERQNNQDVLSVSSIASLLKQHNNGTLPDTSAAIIGVAERIPEERMKLYVDDFYTTGVVRMTLKDHTTNMLIDNLERIQRDLEFYPPHAGTSASLGGESQVTLMMFNSMTSDRLKMTAYSGLCVLICLLLVYRGDWVKAVVPVIAVIIVTGLSCMVMFLLHMTYTPLLVTLGALTIGIGIDFSILHMERYYEEKAKGLPPAEAMRIATGKIGNAIFSSASTVTAGFGALAMSSFPILSNFGLITIIDFLLALGSAFMIMPPLLVTLDTWNSNRIARRREAAA; this is translated from the coding sequence GTGGTTCTTTTGTCGGGCATATGGGAAGCGATAGGCAGGCTCATCAAATCGAACACGTACTTCATCCTGCTCGCCGCCCTCGTCCTCATCGTCCTGGGCGCGGCCTACGCCGGAAAGATATACATGGCGACGGGCACCGAGACCCTGGTCTTCAAGGACACCCAGATCTACAAGGACATCGATTACTACAACGAGCATTTCCAGTCCACCACTTTTTTAATACTGATAACCTCGGACGACGTGCTCGACCCCCTCGTGCTCGAGGCCATGGACGATATGGACCGGCAAATCCGGGCCAATCCTAAAGTGGCCAACGTGACGGGCCTGCACACGCTGGTACAGCAGGCGTATCTGAAGGCCAACGGTACTGACGACATACCGTCGAACCGGGCGGACATAGGCAGGCTCGTGGCCCCATACGCCGAAGCGTTTTCCTTTATCATGCCCAACGAGCACCACGCCATCATGACCGTGGAATTGCTGGGGACCGTGGAGGAAAAGGACGAGCCCGCGATCCTGGACGACATCAAGCGGGCCATCCAGTGGTCTCCCATGCCACCCGGCACGTCCGCCGTGGTCACGGGCAAGACGGCCATGATGCTCGAGATACAGAAGCAGATGATGAGCAGCACGACGGTCATGATGGCCTCGGCCGTCATTTTCATGGTGCTCGCCCTCTGGCTCACCTTCGGCCACGCGGGATGGCGGCTATTGCCTCTGCCCATCGTGCTCGTGGGCATCATATATACCGCCGGCACCATGGGCCTCACCGGCATCCCCCTCACCATGGTCTCCATGGCCGTGTTCCCCATCATGATCGGCCTGGGCGTGGAGTACGCCATCCAGTTCCATAACCGCATGATGGAAGAGCTCAACTCGGGGAAGGACCCCGGCGATGCAGTCGTATCTACTGTCAGGAACATCGCGCCGCCCGTGTTCTACTCCATGATGACCACGTGCCTGGGGTTCACGTCCATACTCCAGTCGCCGATACCCATGATCTACGACTTCGGCAGGATGTGCATCATCGGCATCGTCGTGTGCTTCCTTACGGCGCTGTTCCTGCTGACGTCCGTCCTGTATACCATGGCCAGGGCGGGCCGGGTGAAAAAGCGCCAGGGTTCCGGCCCTCGGGGCCTTGAGAGGGCCATCGGGCTCATCGCCGAGGGCACCACGAAGAGGCCGGCCGTGGTGGTCATCGCGCTCCTCGCCATGGTCGTGGGCTATTCGCTCGACCCGCTCGTGGGCGTGGAGGTCGATTCCTCCACTTATGTCCCCCAGGACCTGCCCTCGGTAGTGCTGTTCCGCACGCTCAACGCCATCGTGGGCTATAAAACGAACGACATGGCAGTCCAGATCAAGGGCCCCGACATCATGAGCGCCGACACGATCAGGTGGATCGACGATCTCGAGACGTACGAGAGGCAGAATAACCAGGACGTGCTCTCCGTAAGCAGCATCGCCTCCCTCCTGAAACAACACAATAACGGCACCCTGCCGGACACCAGCGCCGCGATCATAGGGGTCGCAGAGCGAATACCCGAGGAGCGGATGAAGCTGTACGTGGACGATTTCTACACGACGGGCGTCGTGAGGATGACGCTCAAGGACCACACGACAAATATGCTCATCGATAACCTGGAGCGCATCCAGAGGGACCTGGAGTTCTACCCGCCTCACGCAGGGACGTCGGCCTCGCTGGGCGGCGAGTCGCAGGTCACCCTCATGATGTTCAACTCCATGACCAGCGACCGCCTGAAGATGACCGCATACAGCGGCCTCTGCGTGCTAATATGCCTGCTGCTGGTCTACAGGGGCGACTGGGTCAAGGCCGTGGTCCCTGTCATCGCCGTGATCATCGTGACGGGGCTCTCGTGCATGGTCATGTTCCTGCTCCACATGACGTACACGCCTCTTTTGGTAACGCTGGGAGCCCTCACCATAGGCATAGGCATCGACTTCTCCATCCTGCACATGGAGCGCTACTACGAGGAAAAGGCCAAGGGCCTGCCGCCCGCGGAAGCGATGCGGATAGCGACGGGCAAGATCGGCAACGCGATATTCTCGTCGGCAAGCACCGTCACCGCCGGCTTCGGGGCGCTGGCCATGTCCAGCTTTCCCATCCTGAGCAACTTCGGCCTGATCACCATCATCGACTTCCTGCTGGCCCTGGGCAGCGCCTTCATGATCATGCCCCCGCTGCTGGTCACTTTAGACACGTGGAACTCCAATCGTATAGCACGCAGGCGGGAGGCGGCCGCATGA
- a CDS encoding HD domain-containing protein, with protein MAGVATGKGYELEMPSNYMSLKDAAEAAITQLVEPYPKTKKLWGLLNGDAEMNADWDMSNYIAVSKLNFNDHGETHAKIVAASGLRMLRLLLDNGVTASIMKDKAGTEDDAFLIVMAAGLLHDIGNQVHRENHHISGVYLAIPLLNRLLPEVYDDPEAMYEVRGHILHCIYSHEFEVPDLTVEAALVGIADGTDMTKGRGRIAFDKGNVNIHTVSALSIDRVDIQQGTEVPVEIHIYMNNSAGVFQIQETLGKKISPGPLQDYVQAVAIASPDEPLADLRIVHKLVINGHRLEAKK; from the coding sequence ATGGCAGGAGTGGCAACAGGCAAGGGCTATGAGCTCGAGATGCCCTCGAACTACATGTCCCTCAAGGACGCGGCAGAGGCCGCGATAACGCAGCTCGTGGAACCGTACCCGAAGACGAAGAAGCTGTGGGGGCTGCTCAACGGCGACGCGGAAATGAACGCCGACTGGGACATGTCCAACTACATCGCCGTATCGAAGCTGAACTTCAACGACCACGGGGAGACGCACGCGAAGATCGTCGCGGCCAGCGGGCTCAGGATGCTCCGGCTCCTCCTGGACAACGGCGTCACCGCCAGCATCATGAAAGATAAGGCCGGCACAGAGGACGACGCGTTCTTAATAGTCATGGCGGCGGGCCTGCTCCACGATATCGGCAACCAGGTGCACCGGGAGAACCACCACATATCGGGCGTCTACCTGGCCATACCGCTCCTGAACCGCCTGCTGCCCGAGGTATACGACGACCCTGAGGCCATGTACGAGGTGCGCGGCCACATCCTCCACTGCATCTACTCCCACGAGTTCGAGGTGCCCGACCTCACCGTGGAGGCGGCCCTGGTGGGCATCGCCGACGGCACGGACATGACCAAGGGCCGGGGGCGCATCGCCTTCGACAAGGGGAACGTCAACATACACACCGTGTCGGCGCTGAGCATCGACCGGGTCGACATACAGCAGGGCACCGAGGTGCCCGTGGAGATCCACATCTACATGAACAACAGCGCGGGCGTCTTCCAGATCCAGGAGACCCTCGGCAAGAAGATCAGCCCGGGCCCCCTCCAGGACTACGTGCAGGCCGTGGCAATAGCCAGCCCGGACGAGCCTCTGGCCGACCTGCGGATCGTGCACAAGCTGGTCATCAACGGCCACCGGCTGGAGGCTAAAAAATAG